The following is a genomic window from Longimicrobiaceae bacterium.
CGCGCCCACCGCGAGCCGATCATCTGCGTGAAGCCGGCGTTGGTGATCCGGAACTCCGGGTGCGCGCGCTTGATCTCGGTGAGCAGCACCAGCGCCGTGTAGGCCGGCTCGTACGCCTCGCGGTCGGTCACGTCGATCTGGATGGCCGAGAAGGTGGTGTCCCGGAACGGGATCCAGTTCTCGCGCGGGCCGGAGGGCGTGATCCGCGTGGCGGTGAGCCGCACCCCCGGGAGGTTGTAGTCGCGCACCCGCTGCAGCACCCGCTCCGCGTTCATCCAGGGGGCGCCCAGGTACGAGAACGGCGCCTCCGTCCCGCGGCCCACGGAAAGGTTGGTGGCCTCGGCCAGCACCAGGCCGGAGTACTTCAGCTCCGCGTCCACGGAGCGGATGTTGGGCGAGGGGCGCACGAAGGGGAGCCCCGTCTCCTCGAACCACATGTCGCCGCGCCACCCCGCCGCCGGGACCACGTGCAGCTTCGCGCCGACGTTGGCGTCCTGGTTGTAGTAGCGGGCGACCTCCCCGGAGGTCATGCCGTGCCGCAGCGGCACCGCGTAGTAGCCGGTGATCGCCTGCGTCACGTTGCGCACGTCCATGTGCATCAGCGGGCCGTCGATCGCGGCGGTGATCGGGTTCGGCCGGTCGAGGACGATGAAGGGGATGTTCCGCTTGGCGGCCTCCTCCATCGCCATCGCCATGGTCCAGACGAAGGTGTACGGGCGCGCGCCGATGTCCTGGATGTCGAACACCAGCACGTCCACTCCCTCCAGCATCTCGTCCGTGGGGCGCTGCGTCTTCCCGTACAGCGAATAGATGGGGAGGCCCGTCTTCTCGTCGCGCGAGGTGTCGATCTTCTTCCCCGCCTCCACGTTGCCGCGGATCCCGTGCTCCGGGCTGAAGAGCGACACCACGTTCACCCCCGGGGTGCGGGCTAGCAGGTCGATCCCCAGCTCGCCCGTGGAGGTGACCGCGGACTGGTTGGTGATGAAGCCCACCCGCTTCCCCCGGATCAGGTGCAGCGAGTCGCGCACCAGCACCTCCAGCCCGGTGAGGACACGCTCCTGGCGGGCGGCCGGGGCCGCGGCCTGCGCGGTGGGGGCCGGGGGCATGGTGTCGCGCGGAGCCTCGCCGGGGGGCTGGGCGGAGCGGCAGCCGGGAGCGCCTCCGAGCAGGAGGCCGGCGGCCAGCAGGACGGCGATCGGGAGCGGTTGGCGGGGCTTCATCGGCATCCGTATTTTGGGCCAGGAGCGGCGCGGGTGCCCTGCATGGCACAATCCACGCATCCAGCGCGCTCGGCAGGCAGTGGAAGCTTGGTGGTCACGTGCGTTCTGCGAAACTCAGGCCACCCGCCCGGGGCGCGGCGGCCGGAAACGAGAGGGGGAGGGCAGTTGGCCGAAACGTTTCGCCCGGCGACGTGGGACGAGGTGGACGACGTGGCGCGCCTGGAGGCGCACAGTTTCCCGTCCACCACCCGCGGGCACGAGTGGTGGGAGGACTTCGTGGTGGGCGGCCCCCACGGCGGGCTGGAGGCGCTCTGGGTGGCGGAGGAGAGGCGCCGCATCGTGGGGGCGTGCCAGCTCCTCTGGCTGCGGCAGTGGATCGGCGGCGTGCCCATCCGGGTCATGGGGCTGGGCTCGGTGGCGATCGCGCCCACGCACCGCCGGCGCGGCCTGGCCACCCGCATGCTGATCGCCGGGTTCGAGCACGCCCGGGAGCGCGGGGACGTGGCCTCCGCGCTCTTCCCCTTCCGGGCCTCGTACTACGAGTCGCTGGGGTACGGGCTGTCCGGCGAGGCCCACCAGTACCAGATCCCCCCCGGCGTCCTGCCGGACGTGAAGGAGGAGCGGCTCCGGGTGCACCTGGTGGAGTCGGAGGCGGAGTTCGCGGCCATGCGCGCCGTGTACGACGCGGGGGCGCAGCTGCAGACCGGGCAGCTGGAGCGGTCGGAGCGGTCGTGGCGCAAGGTGTGGGAGGGGGACGACCGCGCCTCGGTCGTGTACTGGGGGGAGGGCGGCGAGCCGGAGGGGTACGCCATCGTCCGCTACCGCGCCGACCTCCCGCTCACCGAGCGCTTCCTGGAGGTGGAGGAGCGGATGTGGCTCACCCTGGGCGCGCAGCAGGGGATCTACGCCTGGCTCTCCTCGCTGGGCGACCAGTGGCGCGAGCTGGTGTACCGCGCGCACCCGGAGGAAGGGTTCGGCGACCGGCTGAGCGAGCCGCGGCTCCCGCTCCTGAGCGCGCCCGGGTGGGGGCTCTGGTTCCCCTCCGCCACCCTCCTGCGCGGGCCCATGTTCCGCCTCCTGGCCGTCCCCGAGGCGCTGGAGCAGCGCACCCTCGTGAACGGCCACGACCTTTCCGTGGCGCTGGAGGTGGAGGACGACCAGATCCCGGAGAACCGCGGGCCCTGGCACCTCCGCCTGGAGGACGGGCGGATCCACGTGGAGCCGCTGGCGGGGCAGGCGGTGGACGCGACGGTCGCGCTCGCCGTGGACACCCTGTCCCGCATCTACATCGGCGCGCTGGCGCCCTGGCAGGCGGTGGCCGGGGGGCTGGCCACCATCGACCGGCAGGAGACCGTCCGCGTGCTGGACGCGGCGCTGCACCTGCCGCGCCCTTGGACCTTCGACCGCTTCTGACCGTCCGATGACGAATCCCATCCACCTCGCTCCAGGGAGCACCCTATGACTCGGCAGGGATCTTCGGTGCGCTGGCTTCACGGCTGCGCGGCTGCGCTCCTCGTCCTGGCGCTCGCCGCGTGCGGCGGCGACGACCGGGGCGGGGCCGCCGCGGCCGGGGGCGACGCCGAAACCTTCACCGGCGCGCCCGCGGGGGGTACGCTGATCGTACTCTCCGAGGGCGAGCCGGACGACCTGAACCCGCTCACCTTCTCCGCATCCGAGTCGTACCAGGTCGTGCACCTCCTCTTCCGCGCGCTCGCGCGGCGGGACAGCACGCTCACCAACTACGACCCCGACCTCCTGGAGTCGTGGGAGCTCCAGGACAGCGCCACGGTGCTGCTGCGCATCCGCCCCGGGGTGAAGTGGCACGACGGGCGCCCGGTGACGGCGGAGGACGTCGTCTTCACCATCGAGCGGCAGAAGGACCCGGCCACCGCCTCGCCCCGCCAGCAGGACGTGATCGCGGTGGAGTCCGCCCGCGCCGTGGACAGCGCAACCGTGGAGGTGAAGCTGAACCGCACCGGCCCCTCCACGCTGAACGCCCTCCTGGAGGTGATCCCGGTGCCCAAGCACCTGCTCGACACCATCCCGGCGGACCGGATGCGCTTCGCCACCTTCAGCCAGCGGCCGGTGGGGAACGGCCTCTTCCGGTTCGCCGAGTGGCAGAAGGGCCGGCAGGTGGTGGTGGAGGCGAACGGCGACGCGCCGGAGGGCCGCCCGCCGCTCGACCGGATCGTCATGCGCCCGGTCACCGACCCCACCGCGCGGCTCACCGAGATGCTGAACGGGAACGGCGGCCTCACCAAGGTCGCCGCGCACCAGCGCCAGGAGGTGGAGAAGGGCGCCAACGTGGAGCTGCACTCGGCCGCGCAGGTACGCCCCGCGTGGATCGCCTGGAACACCTCGCGCTTCCCGGTGAACGATCCGGCCGTCCGGCGCGCCATCCTCATGGGGGTGGACCGCAAGGGGATCGTGCAGGGGCTCTTCGGCGAGCAGGGGCAGGCGGCGCTCTCGCCCATCCCGCCGAAGCTGCGCCAGAGCGAAGGGGAGGTGCGCCCCATCCCCCACGACCCCGCCGGGGCCCAGCAGCTCCTGGCGCAGGCCGGGTGGCGCGACACCAACCGCGACGGGATCCTCGACAAGAACGGGCGCCCGTTGCGCGTGGAGGTGGAGTACAGCGCGGCCGACCCCATCCGCGGCGACGTGCTGGTGGCGATGCAGGCGCAGCTCCGCCGCATCGGCGTGGACCTGGTGCCGCGGTCGTACGAGCGCACCACCTGGGTGGAGCGGCTCCGCAACCAGGAGTTCACCGGCTCCTTCTGGGGGTGGGGGTGGGGACCGGGGGTGATGGGCCCCAACGCGGAGA
Proteins encoded in this region:
- a CDS encoding DUF1343 domain-containing protein, encoding MKPRQPLPIAVLLAAGLLLGGAPGCRSAQPPGEAPRDTMPPAPTAQAAAPAARQERVLTGLEVLVRDSLHLIRGKRVGFITNQSAVTSTGELGIDLLARTPGVNVVSLFSPEHGIRGNVEAGKKIDTSRDEKTGLPIYSLYGKTQRPTDEMLEGVDVLVFDIQDIGARPYTFVWTMAMAMEEAAKRNIPFIVLDRPNPITAAIDGPLMHMDVRNVTQAITGYYAVPLRHGMTSGEVARYYNQDANVGAKLHVVPAAGWRGDMWFEETGLPFVRPSPNIRSVDAELKYSGLVLAEATNLSVGRGTEAPFSYLGAPWMNAERVLQRVRDYNLPGVRLTATRITPSGPRENWIPFRDTTFSAIQIDVTDREAYEPAYTALVLLTEIKRAHPEFRITNAGFTQMIGSRWAREAFDRGEDPRTIRQRWQQEVREWLPKRNRYRLYPPGDLATR
- a CDS encoding GNAT family N-acetyltransferase translates to MAETFRPATWDEVDDVARLEAHSFPSTTRGHEWWEDFVVGGPHGGLEALWVAEERRRIVGACQLLWLRQWIGGVPIRVMGLGSVAIAPTHRRRGLATRMLIAGFEHARERGDVASALFPFRASYYESLGYGLSGEAHQYQIPPGVLPDVKEERLRVHLVESEAEFAAMRAVYDAGAQLQTGQLERSERSWRKVWEGDDRASVVYWGEGGEPEGYAIVRYRADLPLTERFLEVEERMWLTLGAQQGIYAWLSSLGDQWRELVYRAHPEEGFGDRLSEPRLPLLSAPGWGLWFPSATLLRGPMFRLLAVPEALEQRTLVNGHDLSVALEVEDDQIPENRGPWHLRLEDGRIHVEPLAGQAVDATVALAVDTLSRIYIGALAPWQAVAGGLATIDRQETVRVLDAALHLPRPWTFDRF
- a CDS encoding ABC transporter substrate-binding protein, which translates into the protein MRWLHGCAAALLVLALAACGGDDRGGAAAAGGDAETFTGAPAGGTLIVLSEGEPDDLNPLTFSASESYQVVHLLFRALARRDSTLTNYDPDLLESWELQDSATVLLRIRPGVKWHDGRPVTAEDVVFTIERQKDPATASPRQQDVIAVESARAVDSATVEVKLNRTGPSTLNALLEVIPVPKHLLDTIPADRMRFATFSQRPVGNGLFRFAEWQKGRQVVVEANGDAPEGRPPLDRIVMRPVTDPTARLTEMLNGNGGLTKVAAHQRQEVEKGANVELHSAAQVRPAWIAWNTSRFPVNDPAVRRAILMGVDRKGIVQGLFGEQGQAALSPIPPKLRQSEGEVRPIPHDPAGAQQLLAQAGWRDTNRDGILDKNGRPLRVEVEYSAADPIRGDVLVAMQAQLRRIGVDLVPRSYERTTWVERLRNQEFTGSFWGWGWGPGVMGPNAEMVFHSRSAPPNGPNFAGYSNPRVDALIDSVLVQNDSTRARAIWRQLEQQVIDDAVYAPIFLDPEFYAVSERFANVKFRGPEWWEDVIYWHVPPDQRLPRDRQ